In the genome of Pelodiscus sinensis isolate JC-2024 chromosome 3, ASM4963464v1, whole genome shotgun sequence, one region contains:
- the PLAGL1 gene encoding zinc finger protein PLAGL1 isoform X1 — MSMDLLWCEDCGKSLIGECKLHGPLIRVKDRVIPSQAHLTLPHYLTLRVLELQPGNQQILGVFAKKVIQKRTQFGPFVGKLSTKLTHYDDNRLVLQVLKDERKYFLDAPSEDCGNWMMFVRLARNQEEQTLVAYQYGGEVYFTTVKPIEPHTELKVWYAADYAKFMEASPVVIKEESDICALSPVLTRECANAWICSNCSNVFGTFALLESHHCISKDKALLRSFRPANKLGPLKAKGKIKGKQRETGLDKSNAPYYKAISCSPSAKPTYASSGSVCGSIVTFVPTWRNGQSSLLTEREVEQPDSYHCQLCGKIFVSTEKLKVHSYGHTGERPYRCSQQGCTKAFISKYKLIRHMAIHSPQKSHHCGYCEKTFHRKDHLKNHLRTHDPNKMAFKCEECGKKYNTKLGYKRHLALHAATSGDLTCKVCFQAFGDTEVLLEHLRTHAGKPGSSTKEKKYKCDHCERYFYTRKDVQRHMVVHTGCKDFLCQFCAQRFGRKDHLTRHMKKTHPQELLKGTLQNGDLQNLSDCLSPFRVKEDASILSFPERASMQYGLLNTLEAEEYSSPHTHCQQSLQSTPPLEPSHLLRMSCVDSLSTNYCKPSPPLIPSNQNLKQHHRYGQNTLSCTLASLKNLPLKRNVKAHNVNLLEDLPLPAPHKINLEEASSGSTGDAGKYMMHKEPVTTVESVSMTDNLTHILGFWQFPQSDNQNNGGDITMAFSQEEASLKLSCLSQQQGTQLALDRVALNQLHHVPHFSSSTNSVALPHFHHAFR, encoded by the exons GGTGTGAGGACTGTGGCAAAAGCCTTATAGGAGAATGCAAACTTCATGGACCCCTCATCAGGGTTAAAGATAGGGTTATTCCCAGTCAAGCCCACCTTACCCTACCTCACTACCTCACCTTGCGAGTGCTGGAGCTGCAACCTGGGAACCAACAAA TCCTTGGAGTGTTTGCTAAGAAAGTTATACAGAAGAGAACTCAATTTGGTCCTTTTGTTGGGAAACTGTCTACAAAACTTACTCACTATGATGACAACAGGCTAGTTCTACAG gTATTGAAAGATGAGAGAAAGTACTTTCTGGATGCTCCCAGTGAAGACTGTGGTAATTGGATGATGTTTGTCCGACTGGCCCGGAACCAGGAAGAACAGACCCTTGTAGCCTATCAGTATGGTGGAGAAGTCTATTTCACAACTGTTAAG CCAATTGAACCCCACACAGAATTAAAAGTGTGGTATGCTGCAGATTACGCCAAGTTCATGGAAGCTTCTCCAGTTGTCATCAAAGAAGAATCAGATATTTGTGCTTTATCACCAGTTTTAACT AGAGAGTGTGCCAACGCCTGGATATGCTCCAATTGTAGTAACGTTTTTGGGACTTTTGCTCTGCTGGAATCTCACCACTGCATCAGTAAAGACAAAGCACTTCTCCGCAGCTTCAGACCAGCAAATAAACTAGGGCCTCTAAAAGCAAAGGGCAAAATCAAAGGCAAACAGAGAGAAACTGGTTTGGACAAAAGCAATGCCCCGTACTATAAGGCCATTTCCTGCTCCCCTAGTGCAAAACCTACCTATGCCAGCTCAGGAAGTGTTTGTGGTTCCATTGTGACTTTTGTGCCTACATGGAGAAATGGTCAGTCTTCACTACTGACGGAAAGAGAAGTGGAGCAGCCCGATAGTTATCATTGCCAACTCTGTGGGAAGATATTTGTTTCCACTGAAAAGCTCAAGGTGCATTCTTATGGCCATACAGGAGAGCGTCCCTACAGGTGTTCTCAGCAGGGATGCACAAAAGCTTTCATTTCCAAATATAAGCTGATAAG GCACATGGCCATCCACTCTCCACAGAAATCTCATCACTGTGGTTACTGTGAAAAAACCTTCCACAGAAAAGACCATCTGAAAAATCATCTTCGGACTCATGACCCCAACAAGATGGCCTTCAAGTGTGAAGAGTGTGGCAAGAAATATAACACCAAGCTGGGTTACAAACGGCACCTGGCTCTTCATGCAGCCACCAGTGGGGACCTTACCTGTAAGGTGTGCTTCCAAGCGTTTGGAGACACTGAAGTGTTGTTGGAACACCTCAGAACTCATGCAGGGAAGCCAGGCAGTAGCACCAAGGAAAAGAAATATAAGTGTGATCATTGTGAACGCTATTTCTACACCCGCAAAGATGTGCAGCGTCACATGGTGGTTCACACGGGCTGCAAGGACTTCTTGTGTCAGTTTTGTGCCCAGAGATTCGGACGCAAGGACCACTTGACTCGCCACATGAAGAAAACTCATCCACAGGAGCTGCTGAAGGGCACGTTGCAGAATGGCGACTTGCAGAATCTGTCTGACTGTCTCTCTCCATTCAGAGTGAAGGAAGATGCCAGTATCCTCTCTTTTCCTGAGAGGGCTTCTATGCAGTATGGGCTTCTGAACACTTTAGAAGCAGAAGAGTACAGCAGCCCACATACACACTGTCAACAAAGCCTACAATCTACTCCTCCCCTTGAACCTTCTCATTTGCTCAGGATGAGCTGTGTAGATAGTCTCTCAACCAACTATTGTAAGCCATCTCCACCATTAATTCCTTCCAACCAGAATCTTAAACAGCACCACAGATATGGACAGAATACTCTGTCATGTACACTGGCATCCCTTAAAAACCTACCCCTCAAAAGGAATGTTAAAGCTCATAATGTGAATTTGCTTGAGGACCTGCCTTTACCAGCACCTCACAAAATCAATCTGGAAGAAGCTTCTTCAGGGTCTACAGGTGATGCTGGCAAATACATGATGCACAAGGAGCCTGTGACAACAGTCGAGTCTGTTAGCATGACAGATAATCTTACTCATATACTGGGTTTCTGGCAGTTCCCTCAGAGTGACAACCAGAATAATGGAGGGGACATCACAATGGCATTCAGTCAGGAAGAAGCCTCACTCAAGCTGAGCTGCCTCAGCCAACAGCAAGGCACACAGCTAGCTCTGGACAGAGTGGCCCTAAACCAGCTTCATCATGTTCCCCATTTTTCTTCCAGTACAAATTCTGTTGCATTGCCTCATTTTCACCATGCATTCAGATAA
- the PLAGL1 gene encoding zinc finger protein PLAGL1 isoform X2, with translation MMFVRLARNQEEQTLVAYQYGGEVYFTTVKPIEPHTELKVWYAADYAKFMEASPVVIKEESDICALSPVLTRECANAWICSNCSNVFGTFALLESHHCISKDKALLRSFRPANKLGPLKAKGKIKGKQRETGLDKSNAPYYKAISCSPSAKPTYASSGSVCGSIVTFVPTWRNGQSSLLTEREVEQPDSYHCQLCGKIFVSTEKLKVHSYGHTGERPYRCSQQGCTKAFISKYKLIRHMAIHSPQKSHHCGYCEKTFHRKDHLKNHLRTHDPNKMAFKCEECGKKYNTKLGYKRHLALHAATSGDLTCKVCFQAFGDTEVLLEHLRTHAGKPGSSTKEKKYKCDHCERYFYTRKDVQRHMVVHTGCKDFLCQFCAQRFGRKDHLTRHMKKTHPQELLKGTLQNGDLQNLSDCLSPFRVKEDASILSFPERASMQYGLLNTLEAEEYSSPHTHCQQSLQSTPPLEPSHLLRMSCVDSLSTNYCKPSPPLIPSNQNLKQHHRYGQNTLSCTLASLKNLPLKRNVKAHNVNLLEDLPLPAPHKINLEEASSGSTGDAGKYMMHKEPVTTVESVSMTDNLTHILGFWQFPQSDNQNNGGDITMAFSQEEASLKLSCLSQQQGTQLALDRVALNQLHHVPHFSSSTNSVALPHFHHAFR, from the exons ATGATGTTTGTCCGACTGGCCCGGAACCAGGAAGAACAGACCCTTGTAGCCTATCAGTATGGTGGAGAAGTCTATTTCACAACTGTTAAG CCAATTGAACCCCACACAGAATTAAAAGTGTGGTATGCTGCAGATTACGCCAAGTTCATGGAAGCTTCTCCAGTTGTCATCAAAGAAGAATCAGATATTTGTGCTTTATCACCAGTTTTAACT AGAGAGTGTGCCAACGCCTGGATATGCTCCAATTGTAGTAACGTTTTTGGGACTTTTGCTCTGCTGGAATCTCACCACTGCATCAGTAAAGACAAAGCACTTCTCCGCAGCTTCAGACCAGCAAATAAACTAGGGCCTCTAAAAGCAAAGGGCAAAATCAAAGGCAAACAGAGAGAAACTGGTTTGGACAAAAGCAATGCCCCGTACTATAAGGCCATTTCCTGCTCCCCTAGTGCAAAACCTACCTATGCCAGCTCAGGAAGTGTTTGTGGTTCCATTGTGACTTTTGTGCCTACATGGAGAAATGGTCAGTCTTCACTACTGACGGAAAGAGAAGTGGAGCAGCCCGATAGTTATCATTGCCAACTCTGTGGGAAGATATTTGTTTCCACTGAAAAGCTCAAGGTGCATTCTTATGGCCATACAGGAGAGCGTCCCTACAGGTGTTCTCAGCAGGGATGCACAAAAGCTTTCATTTCCAAATATAAGCTGATAAG GCACATGGCCATCCACTCTCCACAGAAATCTCATCACTGTGGTTACTGTGAAAAAACCTTCCACAGAAAAGACCATCTGAAAAATCATCTTCGGACTCATGACCCCAACAAGATGGCCTTCAAGTGTGAAGAGTGTGGCAAGAAATATAACACCAAGCTGGGTTACAAACGGCACCTGGCTCTTCATGCAGCCACCAGTGGGGACCTTACCTGTAAGGTGTGCTTCCAAGCGTTTGGAGACACTGAAGTGTTGTTGGAACACCTCAGAACTCATGCAGGGAAGCCAGGCAGTAGCACCAAGGAAAAGAAATATAAGTGTGATCATTGTGAACGCTATTTCTACACCCGCAAAGATGTGCAGCGTCACATGGTGGTTCACACGGGCTGCAAGGACTTCTTGTGTCAGTTTTGTGCCCAGAGATTCGGACGCAAGGACCACTTGACTCGCCACATGAAGAAAACTCATCCACAGGAGCTGCTGAAGGGCACGTTGCAGAATGGCGACTTGCAGAATCTGTCTGACTGTCTCTCTCCATTCAGAGTGAAGGAAGATGCCAGTATCCTCTCTTTTCCTGAGAGGGCTTCTATGCAGTATGGGCTTCTGAACACTTTAGAAGCAGAAGAGTACAGCAGCCCACATACACACTGTCAACAAAGCCTACAATCTACTCCTCCCCTTGAACCTTCTCATTTGCTCAGGATGAGCTGTGTAGATAGTCTCTCAACCAACTATTGTAAGCCATCTCCACCATTAATTCCTTCCAACCAGAATCTTAAACAGCACCACAGATATGGACAGAATACTCTGTCATGTACACTGGCATCCCTTAAAAACCTACCCCTCAAAAGGAATGTTAAAGCTCATAATGTGAATTTGCTTGAGGACCTGCCTTTACCAGCACCTCACAAAATCAATCTGGAAGAAGCTTCTTCAGGGTCTACAGGTGATGCTGGCAAATACATGATGCACAAGGAGCCTGTGACAACAGTCGAGTCTGTTAGCATGACAGATAATCTTACTCATATACTGGGTTTCTGGCAGTTCCCTCAGAGTGACAACCAGAATAATGGAGGGGACATCACAATGGCATTCAGTCAGGAAGAAGCCTCACTCAAGCTGAGCTGCCTCAGCCAACAGCAAGGCACACAGCTAGCTCTGGACAGAGTGGCCCTAAACCAGCTTCATCATGTTCCCCATTTTTCTTCCAGTACAAATTCTGTTGCATTGCCTCATTTTCACCATGCATTCAGATAA